In one Pseudomonas sp. SG20056 genomic region, the following are encoded:
- a CDS encoding transporter: MRVLHYVWLAMLAGAASSAVFADDPTSVDQAREALSKQEDDADSAKALEEVFQAAEKSYTLLKKGERTLTYGFDYSLLRDTVIETVRTGNNVFSVIGQSEAQHTFTNSFTFDYGVWDNLTFSVRLPMVAKYDTERDLDAYSLGDISASLRWQPWTSLRGKPVTTLYATLGLPTGNSPYDINTASDLSTGSGTYSLGVGANMSYVIDPVVLFGSVGYTYNMPITGIGQVRGGRLLEEVDPGSSFSLSMGFAYALSYDVSLATSYQMSHSLKPTFTFADGEAEGKGQTSAVMNFSLGLRTSPERIVNVNAGFGMTEDSPDVLLGISMPLDIKGLKAQ; this comes from the coding sequence ATGAGAGTTTTGCATTATGTATGGCTGGCCATGCTGGCAGGGGCTGCCAGTTCAGCGGTGTTTGCCGACGACCCGACTTCGGTCGATCAGGCACGTGAAGCATTGAGCAAGCAGGAAGACGACGCTGATAGCGCCAAGGCGCTGGAGGAGGTGTTTCAGGCTGCGGAAAAGAGCTACACCTTGCTGAAAAAGGGTGAGCGAACCCTGACCTATGGCTTCGATTATTCGCTGCTGCGCGATACGGTTATCGAGACTGTGCGTACCGGCAACAACGTATTCAGTGTGATTGGCCAGAGCGAGGCACAGCACACCTTTACCAACTCGTTCACCTTCGACTATGGCGTATGGGACAACCTGACCTTCAGCGTGCGTTTGCCTATGGTCGCCAAGTACGATACCGAGCGTGACCTGGATGCTTATAGCCTCGGCGATATCTCCGCCAGTCTGCGTTGGCAGCCGTGGACTTCCTTACGCGGCAAGCCGGTTACTACTCTTTACGCGACCCTGGGTTTACCAACGGGTAATAGCCCTTACGACATCAATACCGCGAGCGACCTGTCTACGGGCAGCGGCACCTACAGCCTGGGCGTAGGTGCGAATATGTCCTATGTGATCGATCCGGTCGTGCTGTTCGGCTCCGTTGGTTATACCTACAACATGCCAATCACCGGCATTGGTCAGGTACGTGGCGGTCGTTTGCTCGAAGAGGTCGACCCCGGCTCGTCATTCTCCCTGAGCATGGGCTTTGCCTATGCACTGTCCTATGACGTGTCGTTGGCGACGTCCTATCAGATGTCGCATTCGCTGAAGCCGACCTTCACCTTCGCTGACGGTGAGGCTGAAGGCAAAGGCCAGACCAGTGCGGTGATGAACTTCTCGCTGGGGCTGCGTACTTCGCCGGAGCGCATCGTCAACGTCAACGCAGGTTTCGGGATGACCGAGGATTCGCCAGATGTGCTGTTGGGCATTTCCATGCCTTTGGATATCAAAGGCCTGAAGGCCCAGTAG
- a CDS encoding outer membrane protein transport protein: MNTRISLLTQAIFWTASLSCGLAQAQLAQNLTIGSPKAMALGNAVTADFTGIDAVHYNPAALSKLKGRQTTVKFITGMMDIRADFDAPDGYGSNFLGLDNDPVANSSSRAGAAMMYLPGVGGATELPMLFAPLAGLSITPPGSKLTFATNMYTPQALGFARDDDDPGRYQGKELVIQRLTYFSPSLAYQVNDELSLGLSIGFSHQAMALNQDFRAPGILTGFVGVAQDALCLVDNNPFEIFLNICGGELGPFTDIANIDIDMQQTLSPTWNVGFLWEPSDWFALGAVYQSEAKMRLKGRYVVDYSENWQGFWQGLDSSFIGAVFNTLTPDGLFDKEQGNVSLNMTYPAHFASGIKFKPHERWQINLDVKWTDYAAWDKFELEFDRQLDILTIASLFSPENATSTSIILDRGYESVWSWAVGVEYQVNDRLSLRMGYEPRPSAIPGNKADVLAPLGDAKLYGLGLGYQWDKDTVIDLGFNYLVSKQDIPARSSCNISCSSIDSMVYNPYADLDVKTSVKAYVLALTYRTTF; the protein is encoded by the coding sequence ATGAACACGCGAATTTCGCTGCTCACGCAGGCGATTTTTTGGACAGCTTCGCTCAGCTGTGGGCTTGCCCAGGCCCAGCTAGCGCAGAACCTGACGATTGGCAGCCCCAAGGCCATGGCACTCGGCAATGCGGTAACCGCCGATTTCACCGGCATTGATGCGGTGCATTACAACCCGGCAGCTCTGAGCAAACTCAAGGGCCGGCAGACCACGGTTAAATTCATCACCGGGATGATGGATATTCGCGCCGATTTTGATGCGCCTGATGGTTATGGCAGCAATTTTCTCGGTCTGGATAACGACCCCGTGGCCAACTCGTCGAGCCGCGCGGGGGCGGCAATGATGTACCTGCCGGGTGTTGGTGGAGCTACTGAGTTGCCGATGCTGTTTGCCCCGCTGGCAGGGCTGTCCATCACACCGCCAGGTTCCAAACTGACCTTCGCCACCAATATGTACACGCCCCAGGCGCTTGGCTTTGCCCGTGACGACGACGATCCTGGACGCTATCAGGGCAAGGAACTGGTGATTCAGCGCCTGACCTACTTTTCACCCTCGCTGGCATATCAGGTCAACGATGAACTGTCGCTGGGGTTGTCTATCGGCTTTTCCCATCAGGCCATGGCGCTTAATCAGGATTTCCGTGCGCCAGGCATCCTCACTGGGTTTGTCGGGGTGGCTCAGGATGCACTGTGCCTGGTGGACAATAATCCGTTCGAAATTTTCCTGAATATCTGCGGCGGTGAGCTGGGGCCTTTCACCGACATCGCCAATATCGACATCGATATGCAGCAGACCCTTTCGCCCACCTGGAACGTCGGTTTCCTGTGGGAGCCAAGCGACTGGTTTGCATTGGGCGCGGTGTATCAGAGCGAGGCCAAGATGCGCTTGAAAGGGCGCTATGTAGTGGATTATTCGGAGAACTGGCAGGGCTTCTGGCAGGGCTTGGACAGCTCGTTTATCGGTGCGGTGTTCAATACCCTGACGCCCGACGGTTTGTTCGATAAGGAGCAGGGCAACGTCTCGTTGAACATGACCTACCCGGCGCACTTTGCCAGTGGCATCAAGTTCAAGCCACATGAGCGTTGGCAAATCAACCTGGATGTGAAGTGGACCGACTATGCCGCGTGGGACAAATTCGAGCTGGAGTTTGATCGCCAGCTGGATATTCTCACCATCGCCAGCCTGTTCTCTCCGGAGAACGCCACCTCGACCAGCATCATTCTTGACCGTGGTTATGAGTCCGTCTGGAGCTGGGCCGTTGGTGTCGAGTATCAGGTCAATGATCGCTTGAGCCTGCGGATGGGATATGAACCAAGGCCTTCAGCAATTCCTGGCAACAAGGCCGACGTGCTGGCGCCTTTGGGCGATGCCAAGCTCTATGGCCTGGGGCTGGGTTACCAGTGGGATAAGGATACGGTGATCGACCTGGGCTTCAACTACCTGGTCAGCAAGCAGGACATTCCGGCGCGCTCCAGTTGCAATATCAGCTGCTCATCCATCGACAGCATGGTGTACAACCCCTATGCCGACCTGGATGTTAAAACCAGCGTCAAAGCCTATGTGTTGGCGTTGACCTATCGCACCACTTTCTAG
- a CDS encoding C39 family peptidase: protein MIEILLGSLIGVWGFTEAVDTKPPAPGTVHINQHLLPNGPLRETVTLEPMSQLQFRNVIRQAYDYSCGSAALTSLLDYFLGRNLQERQVMEGLLQFGEADKIVERRGFSLLDMKRFVTALGYKSGGFRAAFADLDALEHPAIVPIEYAGFKHFVVVRDVYNDHVFVADPALGNISFTRTRFEEIWDQNVLFVIFPNGNEPPNALALSEQDLRIIDDRTTSLLAFREFPQMTKFTENQATELGSEGDIRYIRRK from the coding sequence ATGATCGAGATTCTGCTGGGCAGCCTGATCGGTGTGTGGGGCTTTACCGAGGCGGTGGATACCAAACCGCCGGCGCCGGGCACTGTGCATATCAATCAGCACTTGCTGCCGAATGGGCCTTTGCGTGAGACGGTGACGCTTGAGCCGATGAGCCAGTTGCAGTTTCGCAATGTGATTCGTCAGGCTTATGACTACAGCTGTGGATCGGCTGCGCTGACCTCGCTGCTGGATTATTTCCTTGGCCGTAACCTGCAGGAACGTCAGGTGATGGAAGGCCTGTTGCAGTTTGGCGAGGCCGACAAGATCGTTGAACGGCGTGGTTTTTCCCTGCTCGACATGAAGCGGTTTGTCACGGCGCTGGGTTACAAAAGTGGTGGCTTTCGCGCGGCCTTTGCCGATCTCGACGCGCTTGAGCATCCGGCCATCGTGCCTATCGAATATGCTGGCTTCAAACACTTTGTGGTGGTGCGCGATGTGTACAACGACCATGTATTTGTGGCGGATCCGGCACTCGGCAATATCAGTTTTACCCGTACGCGTTTTGAGGAAATCTGGGATCAGAACGTGCTGTTTGTGATTTTCCCCAACGGCAATGAACCGCCGAATGCCCTTGCCTTGAGCGAGCAGGATTTGCGCATCATCGATGACCGCACCACCAGCTTGCTGGCATTTCGCGAGTTTCCACAGATGACCAAGTTCACCGAGAACCAGGCCACAGAGCTGGGTTCCGAGGGCGATATTCGCTATATCCGACGCAAGTAA
- a CDS encoding LuxR C-terminal-related transcriptional regulator codes for MDEVMDPAAGSLLRAKLMPPQASTEYLVRPQLESALSANQHARVLLLAAPAGFGKTSALVALAHAREQSGQAVAWLSLGPGDDEPSRFLLQLIEALSRLLPGFGAEALAYLQNTMRVPVSAVMEGLLVDLAQLESPLLLVLDDLHLIQDPELLSALNRLIKFAPEGFTLAIGSRSQPALNLATLRAKDLLVEIGEQELRLSKAETRDYLQRCGLQLDAVAFSALYSQTEGWMVGVHLASLWLRHQPQAAAQIADMGTDQAAVGAYLLRSVFEQLPADKQELLLALGVAQQLSGDLANALTGRHDGQHLLEELEAMQLFLLPLDRERQWYRFHNLFAEFLRGRLKERDPERFKQLHFNASLWFTNHHMQNLAIEHACLAEDPEMLAALVDGCGLELINRGQLNLIYKWRQHVPDEIAERFPVLVLADVWTRAAELGLVEANRMLDELLERWTEAKPGAPLSDKLLATLAIKSVIALQKDDLQTCIALARRVEVQLGQHTAFLEVAMLIVGALANVMIGQPDQAKRLLALAQQRNHFLEGRYLDMQLANVEVLLSLEQGQIRQAELLFAQLRARVIPWFADRSRALALPTITEALIAYNQGRLEGIEERLRWALATVDVINPIDLYAQGMLCMAHVQRMQDNPKDAYASLVLMQNLAARNQSWRFYAQAVADEVVQILQEPAADRLKRAEQRLKTVDWNKLAEHYQHMRFNPVLWVRGLTRIRLQQARGHYSEALHEITQLRGMLLDNWHGLQRLRLDLLAALSYQRLGYQERAQSLLVQCLIGAEREGVRSLFVEEGEAIRLLLQQLEAAERQPALQGFIRGLLAIWPGNSARQSLEVLEEGLTEREREVVCLAAQGMSNDEIGQQLSLALGTVKWHLHNIYEKLKVRNRTQAIRRARELSLLDQ; via the coding sequence ATGGATGAAGTAATGGATCCTGCCGCAGGCAGCCTTTTGCGCGCCAAGCTAATGCCTCCCCAGGCTTCTACGGAATACCTGGTCAGGCCGCAGCTTGAATCTGCCCTGAGCGCCAACCAACATGCGCGGGTGCTGCTATTGGCAGCTCCGGCTGGCTTTGGCAAAACCAGTGCGTTGGTCGCATTGGCCCATGCTCGCGAACAAAGTGGTCAGGCGGTGGCCTGGCTGTCGCTTGGCCCGGGTGACGATGAGCCATCGCGGTTTCTGTTGCAGCTGATTGAGGCGCTTTCCCGCTTGTTGCCGGGCTTTGGTGCAGAAGCCCTGGCTTACCTGCAGAACACCATGCGTGTGCCGGTTTCTGCGGTAATGGAGGGCCTGCTGGTCGATCTGGCGCAGCTGGAAAGCCCGCTGTTGCTGGTGCTGGATGACCTGCACCTGATCCAGGATCCGGAGTTGCTCAGCGCACTCAATCGTCTGATCAAATTTGCCCCTGAAGGCTTCACCCTGGCCATCGGCAGCCGCTCGCAACCGGCGCTTAACCTGGCCACTTTGCGCGCCAAGGATCTGCTGGTGGAGATTGGTGAGCAGGAGTTGCGCCTAAGCAAGGCGGAAACCCGCGATTACCTGCAGCGCTGTGGCCTGCAGTTGGATGCAGTGGCGTTTTCTGCGCTCTACAGCCAGACCGAAGGCTGGATGGTGGGGGTGCACCTGGCCAGCCTGTGGTTACGCCATCAGCCTCAGGCTGCAGCACAGATTGCCGATATGGGCACCGATCAGGCGGCCGTGGGCGCGTACCTGCTGCGCAGCGTGTTCGAGCAGTTGCCCGCCGACAAACAGGAGTTGCTGCTGGCTCTGGGCGTGGCGCAGCAGCTCAGTGGTGATCTGGCCAATGCGCTGACTGGGCGGCATGACGGCCAGCATCTGCTGGAAGAGCTGGAGGCCATGCAGCTGTTCCTCCTGCCGCTGGACCGCGAGCGTCAGTGGTACCGCTTCCACAACCTGTTTGCCGAGTTTCTGCGCGGCCGCCTGAAAGAGCGCGACCCGGAGCGTTTCAAACAACTGCATTTCAACGCCAGCCTGTGGTTCACCAATCACCATATGCAGAACCTGGCCATCGAGCATGCCTGCCTGGCGGAAGACCCGGAAATGCTGGCGGCATTGGTCGACGGTTGCGGCCTGGAGTTGATCAACCGTGGTCAGCTCAACCTGATCTACAAATGGCGTCAGCACGTTCCGGACGAGATTGCCGAGCGCTTTCCGGTGCTGGTGCTGGCGGATGTCTGGACCCGTGCGGCTGAGCTGGGCCTGGTGGAAGCCAATCGCATGCTCGATGAACTGCTTGAGCGTTGGACTGAGGCCAAGCCGGGGGCGCCGTTAAGCGACAAGCTGCTGGCGACCCTGGCGATCAAGTCGGTTATCGCCTTGCAGAAGGATGATTTGCAGACCTGTATAGCCCTGGCGCGCCGGGTTGAAGTGCAGTTGGGTCAGCACACCGCCTTTCTCGAAGTGGCAATGCTGATCGTTGGCGCACTGGCCAATGTGATGATCGGCCAGCCAGATCAGGCCAAGCGCTTGCTGGCTCTGGCGCAACAACGCAATCACTTCCTTGAAGGGCGCTATCTGGATATGCAGCTGGCCAACGTCGAGGTGCTGCTGAGCCTGGAACAGGGGCAGATCCGTCAGGCCGAGTTGTTGTTCGCCCAGTTGCGCGCCCGTGTCATACCCTGGTTTGCCGATAGATCGCGGGCCCTGGCGCTGCCGACCATCACCGAAGCCCTGATTGCCTATAACCAAGGACGCCTGGAAGGTATCGAAGAGCGCCTGCGCTGGGCGCTGGCCACGGTTGATGTGATCAATCCGATCGACCTGTATGCCCAGGGCATGTTGTGCATGGCCCATGTACAGCGAATGCAGGACAACCCCAAGGATGCCTATGCCAGCTTGGTGCTGATGCAGAACCTAGCCGCACGCAATCAGTCCTGGCGCTTTTACGCCCAGGCGGTTGCCGATGAGGTGGTGCAGATTCTTCAGGAGCCTGCGGCGGACCGGCTTAAACGCGCCGAACAGCGCCTCAAGACCGTGGACTGGAACAAGCTGGCCGAGCATTACCAGCATATGCGCTTCAACCCGGTGCTGTGGGTGCGCGGTCTGACCCGTATTCGTCTGCAGCAGGCGCGCGGTCATTACAGCGAAGCGCTGCATGAAATTACCCAGCTGCGCGGCATGTTGTTGGATAACTGGCATGGCCTGCAGCGCCTGCGGCTCGATCTGTTGGCGGCGCTGAGTTATCAGCGTCTGGGCTACCAGGAGCGTGCGCAAAGCCTGTTGGTGCAATGCCTGATCGGTGCCGAGCGCGAAGGTGTACGCAGCCTGTTTGTCGAGGAAGGCGAAGCCATTCGCTTGTTGCTGCAGCAGTTGGAGGCCGCCGAACGCCAGCCGGCGCTACAGGGCTTTATTCGCGGCTTACTGGCCATCTGGCCGGGCAATAGCGCACGGCAGTCGCTGGAAGTGCTTGAGGAAGGGCTGACCGAGCGCGAGCGCGAGGTGGTCTGCCTGGCGGCTCAAGGCATGTCGAACGATGAGATCGGTCAGCAGCTGTCACTGGCGCTGGGTACGGTCAAATGGCACCTGCACAATATTTACGAAAAGCTCAAGGTGCGTAACCGCACACAAGCCATCCGCCGCGCGCGCGAACTGAGTCTTCTTGATCAATGA
- the pabB gene encoding aminodeoxychorismate synthase component I — MPTCLVQALPYLADPSRYFSSVMHAPGAVLLDAGRPTAQRGRYDLISAWPLAELAPTPDETANAFLQRLRQSLAGLGTCQSPADNPLPFVGGLIGYLSYDFGRRLEQLPAQAVDDLNLADARFGLYAWALITDHQQQRSQLMFHPSLDTAERQRLSELFATSTTPEPQPFRLLEHFQSDISEAEYQQCFARIQAYIQAGDCYQVNFAQRFRAGYQGSPWTAYQALRAACPTPFSGYQALPGGGAVISLSPERFLRISEGQVETRPIKGTRPRHADPQQDQAQADALLSSQKDRAENLMIVDLLRNDLGRSCQVGSVRVPELFALESYPNVHHLVSAVTGELAADKDALDLIAGSFPGGSITGAPKIRAMQIIDELEPTRRALYCGSLLYLDVRGEMDSSIAIRSLLAKDGQISCWGGGGIVADSNGQAEYQESITKVRVLLETLEQFCD, encoded by the coding sequence ATGCCTACTTGCCTTGTACAGGCTCTGCCCTACCTCGCAGACCCTTCGCGTTACTTCAGCAGCGTCATGCATGCCCCAGGTGCAGTCTTGCTGGATGCCGGGCGCCCGACCGCGCAGCGTGGACGCTATGACCTTATCAGCGCCTGGCCATTGGCAGAGCTGGCACCGACACCTGACGAAACGGCCAACGCTTTCCTGCAACGTCTGCGCCAGAGCCTTGCAGGCCTCGGCACTTGCCAGTCGCCGGCAGATAATCCGCTTCCGTTCGTCGGTGGGTTGATTGGCTACCTGAGTTACGACTTCGGCCGCAGGCTGGAACAGCTGCCGGCCCAGGCAGTCGATGACCTAAATCTGGCCGATGCCCGTTTTGGCCTCTACGCCTGGGCCCTGATCACCGATCACCAACAACAGCGCAGCCAGCTGATGTTTCACCCAAGCTTGGACACGGCGGAACGCCAACGTCTGAGTGAGCTATTCGCAACGTCGACAACGCCCGAGCCGCAACCTTTCAGGCTGTTGGAGCATTTCCAGTCCGACATTAGCGAAGCCGAATACCAGCAATGCTTTGCACGTATTCAGGCCTATATCCAGGCCGGCGACTGCTATCAGGTTAATTTTGCGCAACGCTTCCGTGCAGGCTATCAAGGCTCGCCATGGACGGCTTATCAGGCCTTGCGCGCCGCATGTCCAACGCCATTTTCGGGCTATCAGGCGTTGCCAGGCGGCGGGGCAGTTATCAGCCTGTCGCCTGAGCGGTTCTTACGCATCAGCGAAGGTCAGGTGGAAACCCGACCGATCAAGGGCACCCGCCCACGGCATGCCGACCCGCAGCAGGATCAAGCCCAGGCCGACGCCCTGCTCAGCAGCCAGAAGGATCGTGCGGAAAACCTGATGATTGTCGACCTGCTGCGCAATGACCTGGGGCGTAGCTGCCAAGTAGGCTCGGTGCGAGTGCCGGAACTCTTTGCTCTGGAGAGCTACCCCAATGTGCATCACCTGGTCAGCGCCGTAACCGGCGAACTGGCGGCCGACAAGGACGCCCTGGACCTGATCGCCGGTAGCTTCCCCGGCGGTTCAATTACCGGCGCACCGAAAATCCGCGCCATGCAGATCATCGACGAACTGGAGCCGACCCGCCGCGCGCTTTACTGCGGATCGCTGCTGTACCTGGATGTGCGCGGCGAAATGGACAGCTCGATCGCCATCCGCAGCCTGCTGGCCAAGGATGGGCAGATCAGTTGCTGGGGCGGCGGTGGCATCGTCGCCGACTCCAATGGCCAGGCTGAATACCAGGAGTCGATTACCAAAGTCAGGGTGCTGCTGGAGACACTGGAACAGTTCTGCGACTAA
- a CDS encoding DUF6160 family protein, whose product MKTLKQLALATAVLAVPFMAQAELKAMDDTALATVTGQDGISISGSFNGTIGSLVYTDGDAGGGSLRMETVSFTGFNISDTAPVKVDVVENASGTQQLQISLPTITGQLSVGAIKVGDSSAASIGSLAVNDMNMAGTTVKVWGH is encoded by the coding sequence ATGAAAACCCTCAAGCAACTGGCCCTGGCCACCGCTGTTCTGGCTGTTCCTTTCATGGCTCAGGCTGAGCTCAAGGCCATGGATGACACTGCTCTGGCAACCGTAACCGGTCAGGATGGCATCAGCATCTCCGGTAGCTTCAACGGCACCATCGGTAGCCTGGTTTACACCGACGGCGACGCTGGCGGCGGTTCGCTGCGTATGGAGACCGTTTCCTTCACTGGCTTCAACATCTCTGACACTGCACCAGTAAAAGTTGACGTGGTTGAAAACGCCAGCGGCACCCAGCAGCTGCAAATCAGCCTGCCGACCATCACTGGTCAGCTGAGCGTTGGCGCTATCAAAGTTGGCGATAGCAGCGCTGCCAGCATTGGCTCCCTGGCTGTTAACGACATGAACATGGCTGGTACCACCGTAAAAGTCTGGGGCCACTAA
- a CDS encoding LuxR C-terminal-related transcriptional regulator, translating into MNSQSKPRPGKLPLLRTKLFPAESTGRPLLPRDALLDRLFKAREQRLILLSAPAGFGKSTVLSQFRLRLLETGARVAWLSCDEADSEPQRLLHYLIAAIEAQLPGFGASTARLLRDDLSVPNELLLDSFIGDLKRVQGDLYLIFDDFHRVRHVDLGPLVNYFVKHVPANVRMIGSTRYKPRFLDEQPVISPWALWIKADELRLTRSETEAYFHELKQLQLSSAELDLLHRRTEGWITALHLVALALARQPERAAFLSGLSGTERNIADYLAEDVLDHLPQDQQLFLDQTSVLDEFNAELCNALTGRTDGAQILKRLQTAQLFIIALDEQGEWFRYHHLFAEFLQGRLSRAGDPTHLLHAAARWCESHELTDKSVKYALRARDYAFAAELLERQGATLIAGNQVYGILAILKDVPAEVIREHPVFQIFYAWQLAFEQKYAEAEALIEEVSTRLMQGRGKPMHFGLAVLLAVAQVLKALVLLYQDKLEGALKVARHWLALVPDNQPIFRASMSCIQAAAYALLGEFGDAAKSIAVARDNLEQADSEYLHAVVSLIEALICKELGQPERGRTLAESARARVEQVFGRRSRVGGPLALAYADLLYEQDRHAAILAELPLATTWRDVATPIELISRGKLVMAKARFFAGEGESALAELDEWLAGLHGPGYERVYALGMSCKVQFLLWLRKPNEAERICLQLQRHLAVLPPGRYADAETVQVLSEARLALSERRADKAQAVLEACLAKQTAEHQRDRRLRLSLLLSVAYWRKGNSDKAFVLLKTTLEDAWTSGYRRMFLDDALWLLPLWDAWHSAEPKRASAWQGLAEQLREQCRRLSIDLETFDENQDVSHREREILRFVAAGLSNRDIAQAVHLSEATIKWHLHNLFAKLGVRSRTQAVLKGKSLGLLSEA; encoded by the coding sequence ATGAATAGCCAATCGAAACCCCGTCCGGGCAAGTTGCCGTTACTGCGCACCAAGCTGTTTCCTGCTGAGTCTACTGGCCGGCCTTTGTTGCCCCGTGATGCCTTGCTTGACCGGTTGTTCAAGGCCCGCGAGCAGCGTCTGATTCTGCTCAGCGCACCGGCTGGCTTCGGTAAAAGCACGGTGCTCAGCCAGTTTCGTCTGCGTTTGCTGGAGACCGGCGCGCGGGTTGCCTGGTTGTCCTGCGATGAAGCCGACAGCGAGCCACAACGTTTGCTGCATTACCTGATTGCGGCCATCGAAGCGCAGCTGCCGGGCTTTGGCGCAAGCACCGCACGTCTGTTGCGTGACGACCTGAGTGTGCCCAATGAATTGTTGCTGGATTCCTTTATCGGCGACCTGAAGAGGGTTCAGGGCGACCTGTATCTGATTTTTGATGATTTTCATCGGGTGCGGCATGTCGATCTAGGGCCGCTGGTCAATTATTTCGTCAAGCACGTGCCGGCCAATGTGCGAATGATCGGCAGTACCCGCTACAAGCCGCGCTTTCTCGATGAGCAACCGGTTATTTCACCCTGGGCGCTGTGGATCAAGGCAGACGAGCTGCGCCTGACTCGTAGCGAAACTGAGGCCTATTTCCACGAACTCAAGCAATTGCAGCTGAGCAGCGCCGAGCTGGATTTGCTGCACCGGCGTACCGAAGGCTGGATAACGGCCTTGCACTTGGTGGCGCTGGCACTGGCGCGGCAGCCTGAGCGCGCTGCATTTCTCTCTGGGCTGTCAGGTACTGAGCGCAATATTGCCGATTACCTGGCCGAAGACGTGCTTGATCATCTGCCGCAGGATCAGCAGCTGTTTCTTGATCAGACTTCGGTGCTTGACGAGTTCAATGCAGAGTTGTGCAACGCTCTGACGGGGCGCACGGACGGCGCGCAAATACTCAAGCGCCTGCAGACTGCCCAGCTGTTTATCATCGCGCTGGACGAACAGGGCGAGTGGTTCCGTTATCACCATCTGTTTGCCGAGTTCCTCCAGGGGCGCCTGAGCCGGGCGGGTGACCCGACCCATCTGCTGCACGCTGCTGCTCGTTGGTGTGAAAGTCATGAGTTGACCGATAAATCGGTGAAGTACGCCTTGCGCGCACGTGATTACGCTTTCGCCGCCGAGCTGCTGGAGCGCCAGGGCGCGACACTGATTGCTGGTAATCAGGTGTACGGCATTCTGGCGATCCTCAAGGATGTGCCGGCCGAAGTGATTCGCGAGCATCCGGTGTTCCAGATTTTCTACGCCTGGCAGTTGGCTTTCGAGCAGAAGTACGCCGAGGCTGAAGCGCTGATCGAGGAGGTCAGCACGCGCCTGATGCAGGGGCGTGGCAAGCCGATGCACTTTGGTTTGGCAGTGTTGTTGGCGGTGGCCCAGGTACTCAAGGCGCTGGTGCTGCTGTACCAGGACAAGCTGGAGGGCGCGCTGAAGGTGGCGCGTCACTGGCTGGCATTGGTGCCAGATAATCAGCCGATTTTCCGCGCGAGCATGTCCTGTATTCAGGCTGCGGCTTACGCATTGTTGGGTGAGTTCGGCGATGCCGCCAAGTCGATTGCGGTCGCGCGCGACAACCTGGAGCAGGCCGATAGCGAGTACCTGCATGCGGTGGTCAGCCTGATTGAAGCATTAATCTGCAAGGAGCTGGGCCAGCCTGAGCGCGGCCGCACATTGGCGGAAAGTGCACGGGCGCGGGTCGAGCAGGTATTTGGCCGGCGCAGCCGCGTAGGCGGGCCGCTGGCCCTGGCTTATGCGGATTTGCTCTATGAGCAGGATCGACATGCAGCCATTCTGGCCGAGCTTCCACTGGCCACAACCTGGCGTGATGTGGCGACACCGATTGAGCTGATCAGTCGCGGCAAGCTGGTCATGGCCAAGGCACGTTTCTTTGCCGGTGAAGGTGAGTCGGCCCTTGCGGAGCTGGATGAATGGCTGGCCGGCTTGCATGGCCCAGGTTATGAACGCGTTTACGCCCTGGGCATGAGTTGCAAGGTGCAGTTCCTACTGTGGCTGCGTAAGCCCAATGAGGCTGAGCGAATCTGCCTGCAGCTGCAGCGCCATCTGGCGGTATTGCCGCCGGGTCGGTATGCCGATGCGGAAACCGTGCAGGTACTGTCTGAAGCGCGGCTGGCTTTGTCCGAACGTCGTGCCGACAAGGCGCAAGCGGTGCTAGAGGCCTGCCTGGCCAAACAGACGGCCGAGCATCAGCGAGATCGGCGCCTGCGTCTTTCCTTGTTACTTTCTGTGGCGTACTGGCGCAAAGGTAACAGCGACAAGGCCTTCGTCTTGCTCAAAACCACGCTTGAAGATGCCTGGACAAGCGGTTACCGGCGCATGTTTCTGGATGATGCACTCTGGCTGCTACCGCTCTGGGATGCCTGGCACAGCGCCGAACCCAAACGCGCCAGTGCCTGGCAAGGGCTGGCCGAGCAACTGCGCGAGCAATGCCGTCGGTTGTCTATCGATCTAGAAACTTTCGATGAAAATCAAGATGTTAGCCATCGTGAGCGAGAAATTCTGCGCTTTGTCGCGGCTGGTTTGTCGAACCGTGATATCGCCCAGGCGGTGCATTTGTCAGAGGCCACGATCAAATGGCACCTGCACAACCTGTTCGCCAAGCTGGGCGTACGCAGCCGTACGCAAGCGGTATTGAAGGGCAAGAGCCTGGGGTTGTTGAGCGAAGCCTGA